In one window of Gossypium hirsutum isolate 1008001.06 chromosome A01, Gossypium_hirsutum_v2.1, whole genome shotgun sequence DNA:
- the LOC107918157 gene encoding neutral/alkaline invertase 3, chloroplastic isoform X1 — translation MGTSEAVLHVLTGAVPQFLSSDMCSSNSDLVFYSKCHIKSVKKKGSRRLPSLKCSSMSGCQIGSYRCKRLGGGLHGNTAIDRLTLLRCKCQQAESASGVDIGEGNGAWFVDNAKKLNLNGSMNSEDILEFKTVEQLKSENEVSMSNGKVGTGTNTIFTGGVDSVEDEAWKLLRASMVYYCGSPVGTIAANDPTSSNVLNYDQVFIRDFIPSGIAFLLKGEYDIVRNFILHTLQLQSWEKTMDCHSPGQGLMPASFKVRTVPLDGDDSATEEVLDPDFGEAAIGRVAPVDSGLWWIILLRAYGKCSDDLSVQERVDVQTGIKMILRLCLADGFDMFPTLLVTDGSCMIDRRMGIHGHPLEIQALFYSALLCAREMLIPGDGSADLIRALNNRLVALSFHIREYYWIDMRKLNEIYRYKTEEYSYDAVNKFNIYPDQISPWLVEWMPNKGGYLIGNLQPAHMDFRFFSLGNLWAVVSGLATIDQSHAILDLIETKWADLVAEMPFKICYPALEGQGWQIITGCDPKNTPWSYHNAGSWPTLLWQLTVACMKMNRPEIAAKAVSVAEKRISKDKWPEYYDTKKARFIGKQSRLFQTWSIAGFLVAKLLLADRNAAKILTTEEDSELVNAFSCMISANPRRKRGPKRCKQTYIVYNYWICIS, via the exons ATGGGAACTTCGGAGGCTGTTCTGCACGTTTTAACGGGGGCTGTCCCTCAGTTTTTAAGTAGTGATATGTGTTCTAGCAATTCGGATTTAGTTTTCTATTCTAAATGCCACATTAAGTCTGTGAAGAAAAAAGGGTCAAGGCGTTTGCCGTCCTTGAAGTGTTCGAGTATGTCGGGATGTCAAATAGGAAGCTATAGGTGTAAGCGACTAGGTGGTGGTTTGCATGGGAATACGGCAATCGACAGATTGACACTTCTTAGATGCAAATGCCAGCAAGCTGAAAGTGCGAGTGGAGTAGATATAGGTGAAGGAAATGGGGCGTGGTTTGTGGATAATGCaaagaaattgaatcttaatggtTCGATGAACTCGGAAGACATTCTGGAGTTCAAGACTGTTGAGCAATTGAAGAGTGAAAATGAAGTCTCAATGTCGAATGGTAAAGTGGGAACAGGCACAAACACCATTTTCACGGGTGGTGTAGATTCTGTCGAGGATGAAGCATGGAAGTTACTCCGGGCTTCTATGGTTTACTATTGTGGAAGTCCTGTTGGAACAATTGCTGCCAATGATCCCACAAGTTCCAATGTATTGAATTACGATCAAGTCTTTATTCGTGATTTCATACCTTCTGGTATTGCTTTCCTGTTAAAAGGAGAGTATGACATTGTCCGGAACTTCATACTTCATACTCTTCAGTTACAG AGTTGGGAGAAAACAATGGACTGTCATAGCCCTGGTCAGGGATTGATGCCTGCTAGTTTTAAAGTGCGCACAGTTCCTCTTGATGGTGATGATTCAGCAACAGAGGAGGTATTGGATCCCGACTTTGGAGAGGCAGCTATTGGCCGTGTTGCTCCTGTTGATTCTG GATTGTGGTGGATTATATTATTACGGGCATATGGTAAATGTTCAGATGACCTTTCAGTTCAGGAGAGAGTTGACGTCCAAACTGGAATCAAGATGATCCTGCGGCTATGTCTTGCTGATGGTTTCGATATGTTTCCGACATTATTGGTTACTGATGGTTCTTGTATGATAGATCGCCGCATGGGAATTCATGGACACCCTCTGGAAATTcag GCACTTTTCTATTCAGCGTTGTTATGTGCACGTGAAATGCTTATTCCGGGGGATGGATCAGCTGATCTTATTCGAGCATTGAATAACCGTCTGGTTGCTCTGTCGTTTCATATTCGGGAATATTATTGGATTGATATGAGAAAACTTAATGAAATTTACCGTTACAAGACTGAAGAGTATTCATATGATGCAGTTAATAAGTTCAACATTTATCCCGATCAAATCTCTCCTTGGTTGGTGGAATGGATGCCTAATAAAGGAGGGTACCTGATTGGGAATTTACAACCAGCACATATGGATTTTCGATTCTTTTCTCTAGGAAATTTGTGGGCCGTTGTGAGTGGTCTCGCAACGATCGATCAGTCTCATGCCATATTGGATCTCATTGAAACTAAATGGGCAGATTTGGTGGCAGAAATGCCATTTAAGATATGTTACCCAGCTCTTGAAGGTCAGGGGTGGCAGATCATCACTGGCTGTGATCCAAAGAACAC GCCTTGGTCTTACCACAATGCTGGTTCCTGGCCAACTCTACTCTGGCAG CTCACTGTCGCATGCATGAAGATGAATAGACCGGAAATTGCTGCAAAAGCTGTTTCAGTTGCTGAGAAACGCATATCCAAGGACAAATGGCCCGAGTACTATGATACTAAAAAGGCAAGGTTCATTGGAAAACAATCGCGACTGTTCCAAACCTGGTCTATTGCAGGATTTCTCGTGGCAAAACTTCTACTTGCAGACAGAAATGCAGCGAAAATTTTGACAACCGAAGAGGATTCTGAGCTTGTCAATGCCTTCTCCTGCATGATCAGCGCCAACCCAAGAAGAAAACGTGGTCCCAAGAGATGTAAACAGACATACATTGT gTACAACTACTGGATTTGCATATCGTGA
- the LOC107917424 gene encoding CBL-interacting protein kinase 23-like, with product MKLIIHPNVIRLYEVIASKTKIYIVLELVTGGELFDKIASKGRLKEDVARKYFQQLMNAVDYCHSRGVYHRYLKETNSKPASKLNQRSNSIFFILFICNLI from the exons ATGAAACTCATCATACACCCAAATGTCATCCGCTTGTATGAG GTGATAGCTAGCAAGACGAAAATATACATTGTTCTGGAACTTGTGACTGGTGGTGAACTTTTTgacaaaatt GCAAGCAAAGGGAGGTTGAAGGAAGATGTAGCTAGAAAGTATTTTCAGCAGCTTATGAATGCTGTGGATTACTGCCATAGCAGGGGTGTTTACCATCGATACCTCAAG gAAACCAACAGCAAACCAGCATCCAAGCTGAACCAGAGAAGCAacagcattttttttattttgttcatttgtaacttgatttag
- the LOC107918157 gene encoding neutral/alkaline invertase 3, chloroplastic isoform X2, with amino-acid sequence MGTSEAVLHVLTGAVPQFLSSDMCSSNSDLVFYSKCHIKSVKKKGSRRLPSLKCSSMSGCQIGSYRCKRLGGGLHGNTAIDRLTLLRCKCQQAESASGVDIGEGNGAWFVDNAKKLNLNGSMNSEDILEFKTVEQLKSENEVSMSNGKVGTGTNTIFTGGVDSVEDEAWKLLRASMVYYCGSPVGTIAANDPTSSNVLNYDQVFIRDFIPSGIAFLLKGEYDIVRNFILHTLQLQSWEKTMDCHSPGQGLMPASFKVRTVPLDGDDSATEEVLDPDFGEAAIGRVAPVDSGLWWIILLRAYGKCSDDLSVQERVDVQTGIKMILRLCLADGFDMFPTLLVTDGSCMIDRRMGIHGHPLEIQALFYSALLCAREMLIPGDGSADLIRALNNRLVALSFHIREYYWIDMRKLNEIYRYKTEEYSYDAVNKFNIYPDQISPWLVEWMPNKGGYLIGNLQPAHMDFRFFSLGNLWAVVSGLATIDQSHAILDLIETKWADLVAEMPFKICYPALEGQGWQIITGCDPKNTSLSHA; translated from the exons ATGGGAACTTCGGAGGCTGTTCTGCACGTTTTAACGGGGGCTGTCCCTCAGTTTTTAAGTAGTGATATGTGTTCTAGCAATTCGGATTTAGTTTTCTATTCTAAATGCCACATTAAGTCTGTGAAGAAAAAAGGGTCAAGGCGTTTGCCGTCCTTGAAGTGTTCGAGTATGTCGGGATGTCAAATAGGAAGCTATAGGTGTAAGCGACTAGGTGGTGGTTTGCATGGGAATACGGCAATCGACAGATTGACACTTCTTAGATGCAAATGCCAGCAAGCTGAAAGTGCGAGTGGAGTAGATATAGGTGAAGGAAATGGGGCGTGGTTTGTGGATAATGCaaagaaattgaatcttaatggtTCGATGAACTCGGAAGACATTCTGGAGTTCAAGACTGTTGAGCAATTGAAGAGTGAAAATGAAGTCTCAATGTCGAATGGTAAAGTGGGAACAGGCACAAACACCATTTTCACGGGTGGTGTAGATTCTGTCGAGGATGAAGCATGGAAGTTACTCCGGGCTTCTATGGTTTACTATTGTGGAAGTCCTGTTGGAACAATTGCTGCCAATGATCCCACAAGTTCCAATGTATTGAATTACGATCAAGTCTTTATTCGTGATTTCATACCTTCTGGTATTGCTTTCCTGTTAAAAGGAGAGTATGACATTGTCCGGAACTTCATACTTCATACTCTTCAGTTACAG AGTTGGGAGAAAACAATGGACTGTCATAGCCCTGGTCAGGGATTGATGCCTGCTAGTTTTAAAGTGCGCACAGTTCCTCTTGATGGTGATGATTCAGCAACAGAGGAGGTATTGGATCCCGACTTTGGAGAGGCAGCTATTGGCCGTGTTGCTCCTGTTGATTCTG GATTGTGGTGGATTATATTATTACGGGCATATGGTAAATGTTCAGATGACCTTTCAGTTCAGGAGAGAGTTGACGTCCAAACTGGAATCAAGATGATCCTGCGGCTATGTCTTGCTGATGGTTTCGATATGTTTCCGACATTATTGGTTACTGATGGTTCTTGTATGATAGATCGCCGCATGGGAATTCATGGACACCCTCTGGAAATTcag GCACTTTTCTATTCAGCGTTGTTATGTGCACGTGAAATGCTTATTCCGGGGGATGGATCAGCTGATCTTATTCGAGCATTGAATAACCGTCTGGTTGCTCTGTCGTTTCATATTCGGGAATATTATTGGATTGATATGAGAAAACTTAATGAAATTTACCGTTACAAGACTGAAGAGTATTCATATGATGCAGTTAATAAGTTCAACATTTATCCCGATCAAATCTCTCCTTGGTTGGTGGAATGGATGCCTAATAAAGGAGGGTACCTGATTGGGAATTTACAACCAGCACATATGGATTTTCGATTCTTTTCTCTAGGAAATTTGTGGGCCGTTGTGAGTGGTCTCGCAACGATCGATCAGTCTCATGCCATATTGGATCTCATTGAAACTAAATGGGCAGATTTGGTGGCAGAAATGCCATTTAAGATATGTTACCCAGCTCTTGAAGGTCAGGGGTGGCAGATCATCACTGGCTGTGATCCAAAGAACAC CTCACTGTCGCATGCATGA